One window of the Zea mays cultivar B73 chromosome 3, Zm-B73-REFERENCE-NAM-5.0, whole genome shotgun sequence genome contains the following:
- the LOC100384373 gene encoding zinc finger protein, with product MEKMNVVASRKQGGDWICRSCQYVNFCKRDACQRCGEARLGVERTDYGALGGDWDVKPGDWYCYRCGVNNYASRAGCFKCGAAKNESPPAAVAQGWGYTAAGQAGMKPGDWICPRLGCNVQNYANRTECFRCSMPKSYYG from the exons ATGGAGAAGATGAACGTGGTTGCGAGCAGGAAGCAGGGCGGCGACTGGATCTGCCGGTCGTGCCAGTACGTGAACTTCTGCAAGCGCGACGCGTGCCAGCGCTGCGGCGAGGCGAGGCTGGGCGTGGAGCGGACGGACTACGGCGCGCTGGGCGGCGACTGGGACGTGAAGCCCGGCGACTGGTACTGCTACCGCTGCGGCGTGAACAACTACGCCTCCCGCGCCGGCTGCTTCAAGTGCGGCGCCGCCAAGAACGAGTCTCCGCCGGCCGCCGTCGCCCAGGGCTGGGGCTACACCGCCGCCGGCCAGGCCGGAATGAAGCCCGGCGACTGGATCTGCCCAAG ACTGGGCTGCAACGTGCAGAACTACGCCAACCGAACCGAGTGCTTCCGGTGCAGCATGCCCAAATCATACTACG GTTGA